From one Thermotoga sp. genomic stretch:
- a CDS encoding DUF6063 family protein has translation MYDSYTREEVEAAFKIYLLLQKKGELRRRDFIDLFEKYSSNPKVRDIFVSVFEPMAEAKMLESEDVLYLVPEPDSDYLSYSNEQLRELMRLDNNTELYCAYFVILCLLSEFFGADFLDEVVREYILVKDLERIVSASFESIEPRMDELEVDSGFNFRAAYEHWKSMEEYRELERMKASKTNRYSFILRVCGFLQSQGLVNLIQEREIYITRKTELIVRNFYAGKETKEKLLKLIGGRP, from the coding sequence ATGTACGATAGTTATACCAGGGAAGAGGTTGAAGCAGCTTTCAAGATTTATCTTTTGCTGCAGAAAAAAGGAGAGTTGAGAAGAAGGGATTTTATAGACCTCTTCGAAAAGTACAGTAGTAATCCGAAAGTGAGAGATATTTTTGTTAGTGTATTTGAACCGATGGCAGAAGCAAAGATGCTGGAATCCGAAGATGTGCTTTATCTTGTTCCAGAACCAGATAGTGATTATCTTAGTTACAGTAACGAGCAGTTGAGAGAATTGATGCGGCTGGACAACAACACGGAACTATACTGTGCCTATTTTGTGATTTTGTGTTTGCTTTCGGAATTTTTTGGTGCTGATTTTTTGGATGAAGTCGTCAGGGAATATATTTTGGTGAAAGATCTTGAGAGGATTGTTTCAGCTTCTTTTGAAAGTATAGAACCTCGTATGGACGAATTGGAAGTTGATTCGGGGTTCAATTTTAGAGCAGCTTATGAACACTGGAAATCTATGGAGGAATACAGGGAGCTGGAACGGATGAAGGCCAGTAAAACGAATCGATATAGTTTCATTTTGAGGGTTTGCGGTTTTCTTCAGTCTCAGGGGTTGGTGAATCTGATTCAGGAAAGGGAGATATATATCACCCGGAAAACGGAGCTTATAGTCAGGAATTTTTACGCAGGTAAGGAAACGAAGGAAAAGCTTTTGAAGCTGATTGGCGGGAGGCCTTGA